Genomic DNA from Bacteroides zhangwenhongii:
AAAGCCCCTGTTTATAAAGTTCTAAAGAAAGTTTCAACGTCTCCACACCTTGATTGCGCACCTCCCTCAACGCCACAATCTGCTTGATGGAATTACGATAAGCATTCATCGCATTATCCGTTTCCTGCACAGCAGTCAGAACCGTTTGATTAAATTGATTGATCGTTTCGTCCAATTGAGCTTTTGCCAGTCTGGTGGCATTTACCAATTGTCCTCCACTGAAGATTGTCCAACTCAATGCCGGAGCAATCTCATAAGTCATGCTTTTACTCTTCACCAGATCCTTTAAATCGCGGGCAGCATAGCCAAACGAACCTTTCAGAAAAACTTTCGGCAACCAATCGGCCTTAGAAGCTCCGAGTAACGCTGCCTGCGCATTCACATTCCGTTCCGCACTCCGTACATCGGGTCTTCTCAATAATAAATCGACAGGCATACCCACTCCGATCGGTTCCATATAATCGGGTAAAGTCCCCACCGTTTCCAGCACCGGACGAATCTCCTGAGGATACATTCCAAGCAAAACGGCTAGTGTCGTGATATACTGGTTGATACCTGCTTCCAATTGTGGAATGGACGCTCTCGTGCTATACAAAACCGACTTAGCCTGTGCCACGTCCAATTTAGCAACAAGTCCGGTGTTATAACGTACTTCCGTGATTTTCAGCACTTTTTCCTGCGAAGCGACATTCTTCTTCACCACCTCAAGCTGCTGCTGAAATTCCCGTAGATTGATATAAGCTGAGGCCACCTCGGCCGCCATAGAAATCATCACCCCCGTATACTCCTCTTTACTTGCAGCAAAATTCTCTTTCTGCGCTTTCACACGCTTACGGATACTGCCGAATACATCCACTTCCCAACTCATACTGAGTGATGCGCCATAATAATGTTCCGTAGATTGAGGAGCGGTACTGATATTGCCGCTTGTCTCCTCGCGAGTCCATCCGGCATTCAATCCGATAGAAGGGAAAAAGTTACTGCGCTCCATCCAAAGATTGGCACGAGCAGCAGATATGCGGTTAATAGCCATCGCAACAGAGAAATTGCGGTCTACCGCCAAAGCGATCAGAGAATCCAGCTTGGTGTCCCGGAAAGATTTCCACCAATAATCATCCACAGGAAGCGTCTGTTGAAATACTTGTCCACTCTCCTCCCATTCATCAGGAAGAGGCGCCTTCAGATAACGGTTTGCAGTTTGCCCAACCGCAGATACAGTAGAAAAAAACATAAAGAGCGATATGCCCCACATTCGTATATTCA
This window encodes:
- a CDS encoding efflux transporter outer membrane subunit, with the protein product MNIRMWGISLFMFFSTVSAVGQTANRYLKAPLPDEWEESGQVFQQTLPVDDYWWKSFRDTKLDSLIALAVDRNFSVAMAINRISAARANLWMERSNFFPSIGLNAGWTREETSGNISTAPQSTEHYYGASLSMSWEVDVFGSIRKRVKAQKENFAASKEEYTGVMISMAAEVASAYINLREFQQQLEVVKKNVASQEKVLKITEVRYNTGLVAKLDVAQAKSVLYSTRASIPQLEAGINQYITTLAVLLGMYPQEIRPVLETVGTLPDYMEPIGVGMPVDLLLRRPDVRSAERNVNAQAALLGASKADWLPKVFLKGSFGYAARDLKDLVKSKSMTYEIAPALSWTIFSGGQLVNATRLAKAQLDETINQFNQTVLTAVQETDNAMNAYRNSIKQIVALREVRNQGVETLKLSLELYKQGLSPFQNVLDAQRSLLSYENQLVQAEGSSLLQLITLYKALGGGWRE